One segment of Streptosporangium brasiliense DNA contains the following:
- a CDS encoding NAD(P)-binding domain-containing protein, translated as MKRIGIIGVGEIGRAIVVGLCDGAGESPEVFLSPRGAGTVAELSERYENVRVCADNQEVVDRSDLVIIAVRRQDRHGALAGLSVDDDKIVINVMAGVGNDDLRQTLATDAPLVRAIPLPAVRERRSVTVTCPSHPAVNAFFEHLGGVLPVEDEAAFNVFSALTGTLTTHYSYLATLTSWATGHGIDAGDADRYVRDLFQAVGRALGDGTRSLHQLAADHETPNGSNERIRTTWFGPANSEALNKALDDLLADLK; from the coding sequence ATGAAGCGCATCGGCATCATCGGGGTAGGCGAGATCGGCCGAGCCATCGTGGTGGGCCTGTGCGACGGAGCCGGCGAGTCCCCCGAGGTGTTCCTCTCCCCCCGGGGGGCCGGCACGGTCGCGGAGCTGTCCGAGCGCTACGAGAACGTACGGGTGTGCGCCGACAACCAGGAGGTGGTGGACCGCTCCGATCTGGTGATCATCGCCGTACGCCGCCAGGACCGGCACGGAGCGCTCGCCGGCCTGAGTGTGGACGACGACAAGATCGTGATCAACGTGATGGCCGGCGTCGGCAACGACGACCTGCGACAGACACTCGCCACCGACGCCCCCCTGGTACGGGCCATCCCTCTGCCCGCCGTACGCGAGCGCCGCTCCGTCACGGTGACGTGCCCGTCGCACCCGGCGGTGAACGCCTTCTTCGAGCACCTGGGCGGGGTGCTCCCGGTCGAAGACGAGGCGGCCTTCAACGTCTTCTCCGCACTGACGGGGACGCTGACCACCCACTACTCGTACCTCGCCACGCTCACGTCGTGGGCCACCGGCCACGGCATCGACGCCGGTGACGCGGACCGCTACGTGCGCGACCTCTTCCAGGCCGTCGGCCGCGCCCTTGGCGACGGAACCCGCTCCCTGCACCAGCTCGCAGCCGATCATGAGACCCCGAACGGGAGCAACGAGCGGATCCGCACCACGTGGTTCGGCCCGGCCAACTCCGAAGCCCTCAACAAGGCCCTCGATGACCTCCTCGCCGATCTGAAGTAG